One genomic region from Haloterrigena gelatinilytica encodes:
- a CDS encoding peroxiredoxin: MTLDDGDDAPTVTAPNQDGEAVSLEFEEPTVLYFYPKDDTPGCTIEANQFQRERESYRDAGVDVYGVSVDDVDSHASFCESEGLEFDLLADPDGEIAEAFDVDRRDGGVTARTTFVLADGEVKAVYENVDPDGHAREVLFDALDDGLVTLPE; encoded by the coding sequence ATGACGCTCGACGACGGCGACGACGCCCCGACCGTGACCGCACCGAACCAGGACGGCGAGGCGGTCTCCCTCGAGTTCGAGGAGCCGACGGTGCTGTACTTCTACCCCAAGGACGACACGCCCGGCTGTACGATCGAGGCGAACCAGTTCCAGCGCGAACGCGAGAGTTACCGAGACGCCGGCGTGGACGTCTACGGCGTCTCGGTCGACGACGTCGACTCCCACGCCTCGTTCTGCGAGTCGGAGGGCCTCGAGTTCGACCTGCTGGCCGACCCCGACGGCGAGATCGCCGAGGCGTTCGACGTCGATCGGCGGGACGGCGGCGTCACCGCGCGGACGACCTTCGTCCTCGCCGACGGCGAGGTGAAGGCGGTCTACGAGAACGTCGACCCCGACGGCCACGCGCGCGAGGTGTTGTTCGACGCGCTCGACGACGGGCTGGTGACGTTACCCGAGTAG
- a CDS encoding Hsp20/alpha crystallin family protein: protein MRRNPFDDIEELLDRVSRQVEEGMGAGGLQVPGSVPVDVVDAGEEYLVTADLPGYETDDIELTLSEGTLRLEANREDESEYAEGRYLRRERTRTSANRRIRLPEPVEEENVSAGFEDGVLTVRLPKVSGTDDSKRIDIE, encoded by the coding sequence ATGCGACGAAACCCGTTCGACGATATCGAGGAGTTGCTCGACCGCGTCAGCCGGCAGGTCGAGGAGGGTATGGGCGCCGGCGGGCTGCAGGTCCCGGGCTCGGTCCCGGTCGACGTCGTCGACGCCGGCGAGGAGTACCTCGTCACGGCCGACCTCCCCGGTTACGAGACCGACGACATCGAACTGACCCTCTCGGAGGGGACCCTGCGCCTCGAGGCCAACCGCGAGGACGAGTCGGAGTACGCCGAGGGCCGCTACCTCCGTCGCGAACGGACGCGCACGTCGGCCAACCGCCGGATCCGCCTTCCCGAACCGGTCGAGGAGGAGAACGTCTCGGCCGGCTTCGAGGACGGCGTGTTGACCGTCCGGCTCCCGAAGGTCTCGGGAACCGACGACTCGAAGCGGATCGACATCGAGTGA
- the leuS gene encoding leucine--tRNA ligase, translating to MSDAGYDHATVERRWQEAWDEEDAYRTPDDVEDPTYVLGMYPYPSGKLHMGHVRNYTITDAYARFRRMQGDDVLHPMGWDAFGLPAENAAKERDTNPRDWTFDCIETMTEQMESMGFGYDWEREITTCTPEYYQWNQWLFERFHEEGLVECRDAEVNWCPHCETVLADEQVEGEAELCWRCDTPVEQRELEQWFLKITEYADELLESIDDLEGWPNSVRQMQRNWIGRQYGAEVDFDIEGHGPVTAFTTRLDTIHGATFFALAPDHPISEALAEENEDVRRFVEEEADPDGDEPNGVATGLTATNPATGDEIPVYVADFVLSDVGTGALMAVPGHDERDHVFAEKKGLDVVPVIAPEPEAGEEPEAPDVEEEAYTEDGVLINSGDYSGLDSETARERLTEDIDSAAEATQYQLRDWGISRQRYWGTPIPVIHCEDCGPVTVPEEELPVELPEFINTTGNPLDAAEEWKQTTCPDCGGPAERETDTMDTFVDSSWYFLRYVSPGAEDVPFDLERANDWMPVDQYVGGIEHAVMHLLYSRFFTKVLADHEGLEHREPFTNLLAQGMVQLEGEKMSKSKGNVVSPQRIVEEYGADTARLFMMQAAQPERDFDWSEEGVRSTNAFLARLKGMVEDYVADEPAGDDDAVASYVDSEIDATIALATDEYDDLTFNKALRETQDLVRTLRQYADYAEPHAETYERGLSAVVRLLAPVAPHLAEELWDELGNDGLVADAAWPTAEVDRDHVTKRRRLVENTREDIRDIVEVAGIEDPKAIDVVVAPDWKYDALEIAIESDADNLIGELMQESHIREQGDAAADYGQDLQAEREALSMTLSPEAEHAALESAAWLIEREFEAPVTVVGADEADEDVLANAEPGRPAIEIDD from the coding sequence ATGAGCGACGCGGGATACGACCACGCAACGGTCGAACGGCGCTGGCAGGAGGCGTGGGACGAGGAAGACGCCTATCGGACGCCCGACGACGTCGAGGATCCGACGTACGTGCTGGGCATGTATCCGTACCCGTCGGGCAAACTCCACATGGGCCACGTTCGAAACTACACGATCACGGACGCGTACGCCCGGTTCCGACGGATGCAGGGCGACGACGTCCTCCACCCGATGGGCTGGGACGCCTTCGGCCTCCCCGCGGAGAACGCGGCCAAGGAGCGCGACACCAACCCGCGGGACTGGACCTTCGACTGCATCGAGACGATGACCGAGCAGATGGAGTCGATGGGCTTCGGCTACGACTGGGAGCGGGAGATCACCACCTGCACGCCGGAGTACTACCAGTGGAACCAGTGGCTCTTCGAGCGGTTCCACGAGGAGGGGTTAGTCGAGTGCCGCGACGCCGAGGTCAACTGGTGTCCCCACTGCGAGACCGTCCTCGCCGACGAGCAGGTCGAGGGCGAGGCCGAACTCTGCTGGCGCTGCGATACGCCGGTCGAGCAGCGCGAACTCGAGCAGTGGTTCCTGAAGATCACCGAGTACGCGGACGAACTGCTGGAATCGATCGACGACTTAGAGGGGTGGCCCAACTCGGTCCGGCAGATGCAGCGCAACTGGATCGGCCGCCAGTACGGGGCGGAAGTCGACTTCGATATCGAGGGTCACGGCCCCGTCACGGCCTTCACGACTCGCCTCGACACCATCCACGGGGCGACGTTCTTCGCGCTGGCGCCCGACCACCCGATCAGCGAGGCACTCGCCGAGGAAAACGAGGACGTCCGCCGGTTCGTCGAGGAGGAGGCCGACCCCGACGGCGACGAGCCGAACGGCGTCGCGACCGGCCTCACGGCCACGAACCCCGCCACCGGCGACGAGATTCCGGTCTACGTCGCCGACTTCGTCCTCTCGGACGTCGGGACGGGCGCGCTGATGGCCGTTCCGGGCCACGACGAGCGCGACCACGTCTTCGCGGAGAAGAAGGGGCTGGACGTCGTCCCCGTCATCGCCCCCGAACCCGAAGCGGGCGAGGAGCCCGAAGCGCCCGACGTCGAGGAGGAAGCCTACACCGAGGACGGCGTCCTGATCAACTCCGGTGACTACTCGGGCCTCGACAGCGAGACGGCTCGAGAGCGTCTGACGGAGGACATCGACAGCGCCGCGGAAGCGACGCAGTACCAGCTTCGCGACTGGGGGATCTCCCGCCAGCGCTACTGGGGAACGCCGATCCCGGTGATCCACTGCGAGGACTGTGGTCCGGTCACGGTCCCCGAGGAGGAGCTGCCGGTCGAACTGCCGGAGTTCATCAACACCACCGGCAATCCGCTGGACGCCGCCGAGGAGTGGAAGCAGACGACGTGTCCCGACTGCGGCGGCCCGGCCGAACGGGAGACCGACACGATGGACACCTTCGTCGACTCCTCGTGGTACTTCCTGCGGTACGTCTCGCCGGGCGCGGAAGACGTGCCGTTCGACCTCGAGCGGGCCAACGACTGGATGCCCGTCGACCAGTACGTCGGCGGCATCGAACACGCGGTGATGCACCTGCTGTACTCGCGGTTCTTCACGAAGGTGCTGGCCGACCACGAAGGGCTCGAGCACCGCGAGCCCTTCACGAACCTGCTGGCCCAGGGGATGGTGCAACTCGAGGGAGAGAAGATGTCCAAGTCCAAGGGCAACGTCGTCTCGCCCCAGCGGATCGTCGAGGAGTACGGCGCGGACACGGCGCGGCTGTTCATGATGCAGGCCGCCCAGCCCGAGCGGGACTTCGACTGGAGCGAGGAGGGCGTCCGGTCGACGAACGCCTTCCTCGCGCGGCTGAAGGGAATGGTCGAGGACTACGTTGCCGACGAGCCCGCGGGCGACGATGACGCCGTCGCGAGTTACGTCGACAGCGAGATCGACGCGACGATCGCGCTGGCGACCGACGAGTACGACGACCTGACGTTCAACAAGGCGCTGCGCGAGACGCAGGATCTGGTCCGAACGCTGCGGCAATACGCCGACTACGCGGAGCCCCACGCCGAGACCTACGAGCGCGGGCTGTCGGCGGTCGTCCGCCTGCTCGCGCCGGTCGCGCCCCACCTCGCGGAGGAGCTGTGGGACGAACTGGGCAACGACGGCCTCGTCGCCGACGCCGCCTGGCCGACCGCCGAGGTCGACCGCGACCACGTCACGAAGCGCCGCCGACTGGTCGAGAACACTCGCGAGGACATCCGCGACATCGTCGAGGTCGCCGGCATCGAGGATCCGAAGGCGATCGACGTCGTCGTCGCGCCCGACTGGAAGTACGACGCCCTCGAGATCGCGATCGAGAGCGACGCCGACAACCTGATCGGCGAACTCATGCAGGAATCCCACATCCGCGAGCAGGGCGACGCCGCGGCCGACTACGGTCAGGACCTGCAGGCCGAACGCGAGGCGCTGTCGATGACTCTCTCGCCCGAGGCGGAGCATGCGGCCCTCGAGTCGGCCGCCTGGCTGATCGAACGCGAGTTCGAGGCGCCGGTAACCGTCGTCGGCGCCGACGAAGCCGACGAGGACGTGCTCGCGAACGCCGAACCCGGCCGCCCGGCGATCGAAATCGACGACTGA
- a CDS encoding methyl-accepting chemotaxis protein: MIFVAIALVTLLVSAVFFAHVSGAVGPEAEQHFGDRTDDRSDVAETWLETNAETTNGLAADATVRDGDTEAIADRLADAQAARGDRVAEIHYLAADGEVLASSDDAATTENFFDAAGVDGETDGPTAAHRALSSDGEVLSFVASVPDEDRYVALSAPVAAFASTLESGDDYRTVVTGADGERIVGVGELSEDVEVDDAAVLESVGTDASGVVTATPEGTDRELAATTATIDVGESTMGVTTYGVADDVFAAQNTATAAIATLAFIFVINLGFVAIVLGGNLSLQLRRLAQKAERMGDGDLDVDLESDRIDEVGILYDSFGSMRDDLSTTLADLEDERERAREAQRRTEQRNRELEAEAERFGEVMADCADGDLQRRLEAETDHEAMVEIAESFNEMIADLETTVSQVKRISRDVARTSTEVQSSSEEISRASEEVSASVQEISAGSSTQAEDLETATTEVKEMSATVEEVAAATSTIADQSTQVDELATAGQEAAEETTAEMHVASDQTETVAETIHELEREAEQIQEIVELIDEIAGQTNMLALNAAIESARSQSASSEDGGFQAVADEVKELAEQTQTAVDDVEAMIESIQRRATESAAQIEETEETIGSATDRVDSLADNLDRIAREIEQVASGVTQIDQATNEQSESAEELATIVQDVASVANETTSQAQQVAAASEETTATITDVSAEATRLDRRATELADAVDEFAVSEAAESDSQLPAAEHGGESR, encoded by the coding sequence TTGATTTTCGTCGCGATCGCGCTCGTGACGCTGCTCGTCTCGGCGGTCTTTTTCGCCCACGTCTCCGGGGCGGTCGGGCCGGAAGCGGAACAGCACTTCGGCGACCGAACCGACGACCGAAGCGACGTCGCGGAGACGTGGCTCGAAACGAACGCGGAGACGACGAACGGATTGGCGGCGGACGCGACCGTCCGCGACGGCGATACCGAAGCGATCGCCGACCGGCTCGCCGACGCACAGGCCGCCCGGGGTGATCGCGTCGCGGAAATCCACTACCTCGCCGCCGACGGCGAGGTGCTCGCGAGCAGCGACGACGCGGCGACGACCGAGAACTTCTTCGACGCCGCGGGCGTCGACGGCGAGACCGACGGCCCGACCGCGGCCCACCGGGCGCTCTCGAGCGACGGCGAAGTGCTCTCGTTCGTCGCGAGCGTCCCGGATGAGGATCGCTACGTCGCCCTCTCGGCGCCGGTCGCCGCCTTCGCGTCGACGCTCGAGAGCGGTGACGACTACCGGACGGTCGTCACCGGCGCCGACGGCGAGCGGATCGTCGGCGTCGGCGAACTGAGCGAGGACGTCGAGGTCGACGACGCGGCCGTCCTCGAGTCCGTCGGAACCGACGCGTCGGGCGTCGTGACGGCGACTCCCGAGGGAACCGATCGGGAACTCGCCGCGACGACGGCGACGATCGACGTCGGCGAGTCGACGATGGGGGTCACGACCTACGGCGTCGCGGACGACGTCTTCGCGGCCCAGAACACCGCGACGGCCGCCATCGCGACGCTGGCGTTCATCTTCGTCATCAACCTCGGCTTCGTCGCCATCGTCCTCGGCGGCAACCTCTCCCTACAGCTGCGCCGGCTCGCCCAGAAGGCCGAACGGATGGGCGACGGCGACCTCGACGTCGACCTCGAGAGCGACCGGATCGACGAGGTCGGCATCCTCTACGACTCCTTCGGATCGATGCGCGACGATCTCAGCACCACGCTGGCCGATCTGGAGGACGAACGCGAACGCGCACGCGAGGCCCAGCGCCGCACCGAGCAGCGCAACCGCGAACTCGAGGCGGAGGCCGAGCGCTTCGGCGAGGTGATGGCCGACTGCGCCGACGGCGATCTGCAGCGGCGCCTCGAGGCCGAGACCGACCACGAGGCGATGGTCGAGATCGCCGAGTCGTTCAACGAGATGATCGCCGACCTCGAGACGACGGTGTCTCAGGTCAAGCGGATCTCGCGGGACGTCGCGCGGACGAGTACGGAGGTCCAGTCCAGTTCCGAGGAGATCAGCCGGGCCAGCGAGGAGGTCAGCGCCTCGGTCCAGGAGATCTCCGCCGGCTCCTCGACGCAGGCCGAGGATCTGGAGACGGCGACGACGGAAGTCAAGGAGATGTCGGCGACCGTCGAGGAGGTCGCCGCCGCGACGAGTACGATCGCCGACCAGTCGACGCAGGTCGACGAGCTCGCGACCGCCGGACAGGAGGCGGCCGAGGAGACGACGGCGGAGATGCACGTCGCCAGCGACCAGACGGAGACCGTCGCCGAGACGATCCACGAACTCGAGCGGGAGGCCGAACAGATTCAGGAGATCGTCGAGCTGATCGACGAGATCGCCGGCCAGACGAACATGCTGGCGCTGAACGCGGCGATCGAGTCGGCCCGGTCCCAGAGCGCCTCGAGCGAGGACGGCGGCTTCCAGGCCGTCGCCGACGAGGTCAAGGAGCTGGCCGAGCAGACCCAGACGGCAGTCGACGACGTCGAAGCCATGATCGAATCGATACAACGGCGCGCGACCGAGAGTGCGGCACAGATCGAGGAGACCGAGGAGACGATCGGATCGGCTACCGATCGCGTCGACTCCCTCGCGGACAACTTGGACCGGATCGCCCGGGAGATCGAGCAGGTCGCGAGCGGCGTCACGCAGATCGATCAGGCGACGAACGAGCAGTCCGAGTCCGCCGAGGAGCTCGCGACGATCGTTCAGGACGTCGCCAGCGTGGCCAACGAAACGACCTCGCAGGCACAGCAGGTCGCGGCGGCCTCCGAGGAGACGACGGCGACGATCACCGACGTCTCCGCCGAGGCGACGCGGCTCGACCGGCGGGCGACGGAGCTGGCCGACGCCGTCGACGAGTTCGCCGTCTCGGAGGCGGCGGAATCCGACTCACAGCTGCCGGCCGCCGAACACGGAGGTGAGAGCCGATGA
- a CDS encoding bacteriorhodopsin → MIGELEMYRLSSYVTAVATLAFLGWVAKKPAGTRRYFLPAPIVCGTLSLAYFGMSLELLRVTTPNGQPLPMSRYVDYFVATTIMIAVAGKVADATRRQLATLIALTIGWIGFSLGRYFLTGAAVLAANLGTAVALAALLYVMIWPVTKRSGETSGERVLLYGKLRNLIILLWIAYLVIGVISRQGLGLLDAFGGVFAGAYLDIATRIGFGLLLLRGSDAMANLIDDVESNGGSGEPGDEVTFAESSGDSDADPDIEPAD, encoded by the coding sequence ATGATCGGCGAGCTCGAGATGTACCGGCTCAGCTCCTACGTGACGGCCGTCGCGACGCTGGCGTTTCTCGGCTGGGTCGCGAAGAAACCGGCCGGGACGCGCCGGTACTTCCTGCCGGCGCCGATCGTCTGCGGGACGCTCTCGCTCGCGTACTTCGGGATGTCGCTCGAACTGCTTCGAGTGACGACGCCGAACGGCCAGCCGCTTCCGATGAGCCGCTACGTCGACTACTTCGTCGCGACGACGATCATGATCGCGGTCGCGGGGAAGGTCGCGGACGCGACCCGACGCCAGTTGGCCACGCTCATCGCCCTGACGATCGGTTGGATCGGTTTCAGCCTCGGCCGATACTTCCTCACTGGGGCGGCAGTGCTCGCCGCGAACCTGGGTACGGCCGTCGCCCTCGCCGCGCTCCTCTACGTGATGATCTGGCCGGTGACGAAACGCTCCGGCGAGACCTCCGGCGAGCGGGTGCTTCTCTACGGCAAACTCAGGAATTTGATCATCCTGCTCTGGATTGCGTATCTGGTTATCGGCGTCATCTCGCGACAGGGGCTCGGCCTGCTCGACGCCTTCGGCGGCGTCTTCGCGGGCGCCTATCTCGACATCGCCACCCGAATCGGCTTCGGACTGTTGCTTCTCCGGGGGTCCGATGCGATGGCGAACCTCATCGACGACGTCGAGTCGAACGGCGGCTCCGGTGAGCCCGGTGACGAAGTGACGTTCGCGGAGTCGTCCGGCGACTCCGACGCCGATCCCGACATCGAACCGGCCGACTAA
- a CDS encoding YqjF family protein yields MTDHSNRQTRRRTRPRTDPFRWDFADGSTPTAPHVASMTWRDGLFVNWPVDADALRPHVPDQLTLETRDGDAWLSVLPFVLTKVGIRGAPAFTRTAVAELNVRTYVRYRGDPGLFFFSIDVGSPLIAAIVGRTTRLPVYHAHMRVSADSGDVRFSSTRGQTAAGARPRFDEDAPRARFDATYRPDGGVFRPEPDTLAHWLVERRRFYAAEDRGVLTGEIAHERWPLRPGEVTINENTMFEVNDLPEPAGDPVVYYCDELPMTGSIPRRLRGE; encoded by the coding sequence ATGACGGATCACAGCAACAGACAGACACGACGTCGAACACGACCGCGAACTGATCCCTTTCGGTGGGACTTCGCCGACGGCTCGACCCCGACCGCGCCACACGTCGCCTCGATGACGTGGCGCGACGGGTTGTTCGTCAACTGGCCCGTCGACGCCGACGCCCTCCGTCCGCACGTTCCCGACCAACTGACGCTCGAGACGCGAGACGGCGACGCCTGGCTCAGCGTGCTGCCGTTCGTGCTCACGAAGGTCGGGATCCGCGGCGCGCCGGCGTTTACCAGAACGGCCGTCGCCGAACTCAACGTCCGGACGTACGTCCGGTACCGCGGCGACCCGGGCCTGTTCTTCTTCAGTATCGACGTCGGGAGCCCGTTGATCGCCGCGATCGTCGGCCGAACGACGCGGCTCCCGGTCTATCACGCACACATGCGGGTCAGCGCCGACAGCGGCGACGTCCGCTTCTCGAGTACGCGGGGCCAGACCGCGGCCGGCGCGCGGCCGCGGTTCGACGAGGACGCGCCGCGGGCTCGCTTCGACGCGACGTATCGCCCCGACGGCGGCGTCTTTCGCCCCGAACCGGACACGCTCGCCCACTGGCTCGTCGAACGCCGTCGGTTCTACGCCGCCGAAGACAGGGGAGTCCTGACCGGCGAAATCGCCCACGAGCGGTGGCCCCTCCGGCCCGGCGAAGTGACGATCAACGAAAACACCATGTTCGAGGTCAACGACCTGCCGGAGCCGGCCGGCGATCCGGTCGTCTACTACTGCGACGAACTCCCGATGACGGGTTCGATTCCGCGGCGACTCCGTGGGGAATGA
- a CDS encoding sugar porter family MFS transporter, with the protein MTATSTGGSVDERNPFVYVVAALAALNGLLFGFDTGVISGAMLYIRETFELATIFGYSMNPSLVEGVIVSGAMIGAIVGAAFGGRLADRLGRRRLILVGAVVFFVGSLIMAVAPTVEVLILGRIVDGIGVGFASVVGPLYISEISPPKIRGSLVSLNQLTITSGILIAYLVNYALSEGGQWRWMLGLGMVPAAILFAGMLFMPESPRWLYERGREDDARDVLSRTRTESQVAGELREIKETIRTESGTLRDLLQAWVRPMLVVGIGLAVFQQVTGINTVMYYAPTILESTGFTDNVSILATVGIGAVNVAMTVVAVLLMDRLGRRPLLLSGLGGMTVMLAVLGTVFYLPGLSGMLGWFATGSLMLYVAFFAIGLGPVFWLMISEIYPMEIRGTAMGVVTVLNWAANLIVSLTFLRLVDVFGQSGTFWLYGVLTLFALVFCYQLVPETKGRSLEEIEADLRETAFGSTVGDDSPRPAESDD; encoded by the coding sequence ATGACTGCAACATCGACCGGCGGTTCGGTCGACGAACGAAATCCGTTCGTCTACGTCGTCGCGGCGCTGGCCGCGCTCAACGGCTTACTGTTCGGTTTCGATACGGGCGTCATCTCCGGTGCGATGCTTTACATCCGGGAGACGTTCGAACTGGCAACGATATTCGGCTACTCGATGAACCCCTCGCTCGTCGAAGGGGTCATCGTCAGCGGTGCGATGATCGGCGCGATCGTCGGCGCCGCGTTCGGCGGCCGACTGGCCGACCGACTCGGACGTCGGCGCCTCATCCTGGTCGGCGCCGTCGTCTTCTTCGTCGGCTCGCTCATCATGGCCGTCGCGCCGACGGTCGAGGTGCTCATCCTCGGTCGCATCGTCGACGGGATCGGCGTCGGCTTCGCCTCCGTCGTCGGGCCGCTGTACATCTCGGAGATCTCGCCGCCGAAGATCCGCGGCTCGCTGGTTTCGCTGAACCAGTTGACGATCACGAGCGGGATCCTCATCGCCTACCTCGTGAACTACGCGCTCTCCGAGGGCGGCCAGTGGCGCTGGATGCTCGGCCTCGGGATGGTCCCCGCGGCGATCCTGTTCGCCGGCATGCTCTTCATGCCCGAGAGTCCCAGATGGCTCTACGAGCGGGGCCGCGAAGACGACGCTCGCGACGTGCTCTCTCGCACGCGCACCGAGAGTCAGGTGGCCGGCGAACTTCGCGAGATCAAAGAGACCATCCGGACCGAGTCCGGAACCCTCCGCGACCTGCTTCAGGCGTGGGTCCGCCCGATGCTCGTCGTGGGGATCGGACTGGCGGTGTTCCAGCAGGTCACCGGCATCAACACGGTGATGTACTACGCGCCGACGATCCTCGAGTCGACCGGCTTCACGGATAACGTCTCGATCCTCGCGACCGTCGGCATCGGCGCCGTCAACGTCGCGATGACCGTCGTCGCGGTCCTCTTGATGGACCGACTCGGTCGGCGACCGCTGTTGCTCTCCGGGCTCGGCGGCATGACCGTCATGCTCGCGGTCCTCGGTACCGTGTTCTACCTGCCCGGGCTCTCCGGGATGCTCGGCTGGTTCGCGACGGGCAGCCTGATGCTGTACGTCGCCTTCTTCGCGATCGGGCTCGGCCCCGTGTTCTGGCTCATGATCTCGGAGATCTACCCGATGGAGATCCGCGGAACGGCCATGGGCGTCGTCACGGTCTTAAACTGGGCCGCGAACCTGATCGTCTCGCTGACGTTCCTCCGACTCGTCGACGTCTTCGGCCAGTCCGGCACGTTCTGGCTGTACGGCGTCCTGACGCTGTTCGCGCTCGTCTTCTGCTATCAACTCGTCCCCGAAACGAAGGGACGGTCGCTCGAGGAGATCGAGGCCGACCTGCGGGAGACGGCGTTCGGCTCCACCGTCGGTGACGACAGTCCGCGTCCCGCCGAATCGGACGACTGA
- a CDS encoding ornithine cyclodeaminase family protein, with amino-acid sequence MNTLLLDSEDVDEYAALDDVIDAVEQAFAAFERGDTQMPAKSYIDLPRYNGDFRSMPAYLDTGDWDAAGLKWVNVHPDNPADHDLPTVLGTMIYSDPETAFPLAIMDGTTLTMKRTGAAAAVATDHLAVDDASSLGIVGAGVQSYTQLRAISEVRPIEEVVIADQDEDRVRRFVETFADEFDVRAGSIAEAGHCDILSTVTPVEDPIVGLEDVGDDTHINAIGADAAGKHELSDDLLLEATIVIDDREQCTHSGEINVPYGEGTLTDDDIHAEIGEVVVGATEGRTEETGITVFDSTGLAIQDVAAAHVVYDRASDAGKGLSFDLVGAGDAAQ; translated from the coding sequence ATGAACACGCTTCTGTTGGACAGCGAGGACGTCGACGAGTACGCCGCCCTCGACGACGTCATCGACGCCGTCGAACAGGCCTTCGCGGCCTTCGAGCGCGGAGACACGCAGATGCCCGCGAAGTCCTACATCGACCTGCCCCGGTACAACGGCGACTTCCGGTCGATGCCCGCCTACCTCGATACGGGCGACTGGGACGCCGCCGGGCTGAAGTGGGTCAACGTCCACCCCGATAACCCCGCGGACCACGACCTGCCGACGGTGCTGGGGACGATGATCTACTCCGACCCCGAGACCGCCTTTCCGCTTGCGATCATGGACGGGACGACGCTCACGATGAAGCGGACCGGGGCCGCGGCGGCCGTCGCGACCGACCACCTCGCCGTCGACGACGCCTCGAGTCTCGGCATCGTCGGCGCCGGCGTCCAGTCGTACACCCAGCTTCGAGCGATCAGCGAGGTCCGACCGATCGAGGAGGTCGTCATCGCGGATCAGGACGAGGACCGCGTCCGGCGGTTCGTCGAGACCTTCGCGGACGAGTTCGACGTCCGCGCTGGCTCGATCGCCGAGGCCGGCCACTGCGATATCCTCTCGACGGTGACGCCCGTGGAAGACCCCATCGTCGGCCTCGAGGACGTCGGCGATGACACCCACATTAACGCCATCGGCGCCGACGCCGCGGGGAAACACGAACTGAGCGACGACCTCCTGCTCGAGGCGACGATCGTCATCGACGACCGCGAGCAGTGTACCCACTCCGGCGAGATCAACGTCCCCTACGGCGAGGGCACCCTGACCGACGACGACATCCACGCCGAAATCGGCGAGGTCGTCGTCGGCGCGACGGAGGGGCGGACCGAGGAGACGGGGATCACCGTCTTCGACTCGACCGGACTGGCCATCCAGGACGTCGCGGCGGCCCACGTCGTCTACGATCGCGCCAGCGACGCGGGGAAGGGACTGTCCTTCGACCTCGTCGGCGCCGGAGACGCCGCGCAGTAG
- a CDS encoding class I SAM-dependent methyltransferase has protein sequence MTNDADRKRDVATAFGDATDGYRDGAVLKEGNDLETLVDWSADATRALDVATGAGHVAGAVADRGVSRVVASDLAPEMVATATSEYDGLEGTVVDAERLPFPSDRFDAVTCRFAAHHFPDPEAFLAEVERVLAPGGVFAFEDLAVPADPELASYVNRIERLRDPGHVETSSPAQWRDWFEAAGLTVDAVRETSRRLEVDAWLDRMDVPDDRRREIRSLLADAPVALEAAFDFRYADDGERLESYRTGVVLFRARA, from the coding sequence GTGACGAACGACGCCGACAGAAAACGCGACGTAGCGACCGCCTTCGGAGACGCCACGGACGGCTATCGGGACGGGGCCGTTCTCAAGGAGGGGAACGACCTCGAGACGCTCGTCGACTGGTCTGCCGACGCGACGCGGGCCCTCGACGTCGCGACGGGCGCAGGCCACGTCGCCGGTGCCGTCGCCGACCGAGGCGTGTCGCGGGTCGTCGCGTCGGACCTCGCTCCCGAGATGGTCGCGACGGCGACGAGCGAGTACGACGGTCTCGAGGGGACCGTCGTCGACGCCGAGCGCCTGCCGTTTCCGTCGGATCGGTTCGACGCGGTCACCTGTCGGTTCGCCGCGCACCACTTCCCGGATCCCGAGGCGTTCCTCGCCGAGGTCGAGCGGGTGCTCGCGCCGGGGGGCGTCTTCGCGTTCGAGGACCTCGCGGTCCCCGCCGACCCGGAACTGGCGAGCTACGTCAACCGAATCGAACGACTGCGCGATCCGGGCCACGTCGAGACCTCCTCCCCGGCGCAGTGGCGCGACTGGTTCGAGGCCGCGGGACTGACCGTCGACGCGGTCCGGGAGACGAGCCGACGCCTCGAGGTCGACGCGTGGCTCGATCGTATGGACGTGCCCGACGACCGCCGACGGGAGATCCGGTCGCTGCTCGCGGACGCGCCGGTCGCCCTCGAAGCGGCGTTCGACTTCAGGTACGCCGACGACGGCGAGCGGTTGGAATCGTACCGCACCGGCGTCGTGCTGTTTCGGGCGCGGGCCTGA